The Lycium ferocissimum isolate CSIRO_LF1 chromosome 1, AGI_CSIRO_Lferr_CH_V1, whole genome shotgun sequence genome includes a region encoding these proteins:
- the LOC132047068 gene encoding uncharacterized protein LOC132047068: MDAIQQVGFPVLGIIAAAAVTFYAVSFNEIREKSLRDYEDGEESESGGFKYVSSRERRARKKADKQKPKS; encoded by the exons ATGGATGCCATTCAGCAAGTAGGATTTCCAGTACTGGGTATTATAGCAGCAGCTGCTGTTACATTTTATGCAGTCAGCTTTAATGAAATTAGAGAG AAATCTTTAAGAGATTATGAGGATGGAGAAGAATCTGAAAGTGGTGGATTCAAGTATGTTAGCTCTAGAGAGAGAAGAGCTAGAAAAAAAGCTGATAAACAGAAACCCAAATCTTGA